The nucleotide sequence ATATGTTGGGACTACTAGCCCAGGCCGGATATGGGATTGATAACGATGAGTCTCAGGCCGACTATGTCATTGTTAACACCTGTAGCTTTATCCAATCAGCTCGGGAAGAGTCAGTGCGAACTTTGGTTGAGTTAGCCGAAGCGGATAAAAAAATTGTTATTACCGGCTGTATGGCCCAGCATTTTCAGGAACAATTGCTCGATGAAATTCCGGAAGCGGTTGCCGTAGTCGGTACGGGGGATTATCAGCATATTGTCGAAGTGATAGTAAAAGCAGAGGCCGGGGAACGGGTCAAACAGATCACTCCCCACCCTACCTATATTGCAGATGAAACAATTCCCCGCTATCGAACTACGCCGGAACCGATTGCCTATCTCCGGATTGCCGAGGGTTGTGATTATCGCTGTGCTTTTTGCATCATTCCCCATCTGCGGGGTGATCAACGTTCCCGACCGATTGAATCTATTGTTGCGGAAGCGGAGCAGTTAGCGAATCAGGGAGTTCAGGAAATTAGCTTGGTTTCCCAAATTACGACTAACTATGGCCAAGACCTCTATGGTAAACCTCACCTGGCAGAGCTATTACGCGCCTTGGGACAAGTGGATATTCCTTGGATTCGGATGCACTATGCCTATCCAACGGGTTTAACCCCTAATGTTTTGGAGGCGATGCGGGAAACCCCCAACATTTTGCCTTACCTAGATTTACCCCTCCAACATTCCCATCCTGAAATTTTACGCGCCATGAACCGTCCCTGGCAAGCCAATGTTAATGATCGGGTGATTGAACATTTGAAAGCTGCTTTACCCCAGGCAACGATGCGGACAACCTTTATTGTTGGCTTTCCTGGCGAAACAGAAGCTCATTTTGACCATCTTTGTGAGTTTGTCCAACGCCATGAGTTTGATCATGTGGGGGTGTTTACCTTTTCAGCGGAAGAAGGCACTGCTGCTTTTGATATGCCTAAGCAGGTTTTACCGGAAGTGATGGAACAACGCCGCCATGAGTTGATGGTCTTGCAGCAGCCGATATCCTATGCTCGCAACCAGGCCCAACTTGGCACGATTACAGATGTCTTAATTGAGCAAGAAAATCCTGATACTGGGGAGTTAATTGGCCGGTCGACACGGTTTGCGGCGGATGTGGATGGGGTGGTCTATGTGAAAGGATCTGCCCGCTTAGGAACGATTGTCCCCGTGGAAATTACGGCGGCTGATACCTATGATTTGTTTGGAACTGTTGTGACTCCTTGATCTCAGTATCTGCCCCCAACTGGGTCATAGCCATAAGACTAAAAGCAATTCTAAAGAGGGGTAAAATATTCCGCCAGAATCACCAAACTAGCGGTATCTTAGGCCTGGACGTGGAGAACTAAACCCCTATGGACACCCTGGCCCTCTGGCAGCAGTATCAAGATTGGTTATACTACAACCCGGATTTAGAGATCTACCTCGATATTAGCCGGACGGGGGTGACCACTCAGGATTTAACGCTGCTAGAACCCAAATTTGCCCAGGCCTTTGCCGATATGAACGCCTTGGAAGCTGGAGCCATTGCTAATCCTGATGAAGGGCGGATGGTCGGCCATTACTGGTTACGGGATGCGACTTTAGCCCCCAGCCCAGAATTAACCAAAGAAATTACCGACAGTATTCAGCAGATCCAAACCTTTGTCGGGCAAATTCACTCTGGCCAGATTGCCCCACCCCAAGGCGGAAAGTTCACGGATGTCATCTCCATTGGTATTGGTGGATCTGCCCTTGGCCCGCAGTTTGTTTCCCAGGCCTTGGCCCCTGATCAGCCCCCCCTAAAGATTCACTTCATTGACAACACGGATCCCGCTGGAATTGACCGCACCCTGAGTTATGTGGAGAATCGTTTCGTCAGTAGTCTAGTGCTGGTAATTTCTAAATCTGGGGGAACACCGGAAACCCGTAATGGCATGGTGGAAGTTCAGGAGGCGTTTCGGAAACGGGGCCTGGTGTTTGCCGATCATGCGGTAGCAATTACAATGGCGGGGAGCTTACTGTCCCAACAGGCCGAGTCCAATGGTTGGTTAGCTATTTTCCCGATGTTTGACTGGGTGGGGGGACGGACTTCGGAACTATCTCCAGTGGGTTTGTTGCCAGCAGCATTACAGGGGATTCCAATTTTAGAACTGCTGGCCGGAGCTAAAATCATGGATGTAGCCACCCGTGTAGCAGAGATCAAAACTAATCCGGCGGCCCTATTAGCCCTGAGTTGGTATGTGATTGGTCAAGGGCGGGGTGAAAAAGACATGGTGGTGTTGCCCTATAAAGATAGCCTGCAACTGTTTAGCCGCTATTTACAACAACTGGTGATGGAGTCTTTGGGGAAAGAGAAAGACCTGGCCGGAAATACAGTCAATCAAGGGATTGCGGTTTATGGCAACAAAGGCACCACCGATCAACACGCCTATGTCCAACAACTCCGGGATGGACTCAATAACTTTTTTGTCACCTTTATTGAAGTTTTAGCCGACCGGCCTGGGAATTCTGTGGATGTGGAACCGGGAATTACCTCAGGGGACTATCTTTGTGGTTTGCTGTTGGGAACACGCCAGGCCCTGTTTGAGAAAGGCCGCCCTTCCTTAACGATTACAGTTCCCGATGCTTCAGCCAAAACAGTGGGGGCCTTAATTGCCTTGTATGAACGGGCCGTTGGACTCTATGGCTTTTTGATCAATGTCAATGCCTACCATCAGCCGGGGGTAGAAGCTGGGAAAAAGGCCGCCGCGATTAACTTGTCCCTCCAAAAACAACTGGTCAAAACTCTCCAACAGGAAGCTCGTCCCCTGAAACTGACAGAACTTGCCATGATTGCCGGAGCCGAAGCCCAGGCCGAGACCATCTATTTACTCTTGCGACATTTGGCGGCCAATCAGCGGGGGGTTAAAATTCAGGGATCACCCACGAAACCCGGAGAACTACTCTATTCATGGCAGGGGTAATGCAGCGGCGATCTCTGTTACGGGGCCTGGCAGCGTTGGGCTTAGGGGCTGGACTAGCTGGTTGTAATCGGTATGATCCGACTGCCCTCACTGTCACTGCTCTGCGAAATACTCTTCCCCCTCAACTGATCAATCGCTTTCGCCAAGAATTTCCGGCCCAGGCCTTGCGCTTACAAATTAAAACGACTCCCCAGGATATTTTTAACCAGCTAGAGGCAGATACACCGACAACCCAATGGTTGAGCTTAGGGGATGCTTGGCTGAAGCTGGCGATTGAAACTAAAACCATCGAGCCTTTAAGAACTTTACCCCATTGGGCTAATCTTGAACCCCGCTGGCAACAACTGGTACAACGGAACGAAAGAGGTGAGCCGGATCCGCAGGGTAAAATTTGGGGTTTGCCTTACCGCTGGGGAACAACCGTCATGGCCTATCGCGCAGATTTGATTCAACCGACTGGCTGGTGGCCTCAAGATTGGGAAGACCTCTGGAAACCGGAACTGACCCAGAAACTTAGCTTGCTTAATCAACCCCGCGAAGTCATTGGCCTGGTCTTGAAAAAACTGGGACAGAGCTACAATACAGCGGATATTAATCAGGTTTCTGGGTTAAAACCAGCCCTTGAAGAATTGCGGCAACAAACAAGATTCTTTGCTTCTACAGACTATTTGCAATCTTTGATTATGGGAGATACTTGGATAGCCCAGGCCTGGTCAACGGATATTTTACCGATTCTTAACCGCTACAGCAACATTAAAGCCATTGTGCCAAAATCGGGCACGGCTCTTTGGGCAGACTGTTGGGTTAAATCTACACAAACGACTGATACAACGGATGGGGGTTGGTTAGAGTTTTGGAGCCAGGCCGAGATTGCCAATTTATTCTCCCAATTTAGTCTAGCGATTTCCCCCTTTCTCACCGATTTCCAGGCCAATGGCCCCGCAAAAACAGTCCTCCTGCCCAATCAGCCCACCTTTCAAACCAGCGAGCTAATCTTGCCCCTCAGCCCCAGTAGCCAGGCCCAGTACGATCAACTCTGGAGCGAAGTCATGTTGTCGGGATAACAGAAATTATTTACGTCACTCTTGACCTGAGACGATGGCTGATGAGCTAGGCTGTAACTATCAACAATCCCTCAAGTTTATGCTGGACTCCGAAACTCTTGAAAATCGCCAAATTGGACTGCCCCATCAAGACCCGACTGATCGCTTTATTGTAGCCACTGCTCTTTACTATGGACTTCAACTAGCTACGGTTGACGCTCAATTAACAGGTTTGGCCGAGTTGCCTACTGTGAGCTAGAAAACTAAATCTGCCACTCACGTCGCCATTGACTGGTGGAGATGAGGCTGCTTTGGCGTTGTTCTTGTTGGCGGGTGTGGATAATGTCGGTGGCAGTTGCATCCAGGCCTGGGTCACGATAAGGAATAGCCGCTTTAGTTTGCAGGTGGGCCTGTTCGGCAGGGGTGAGGATTGGAATATCTGCATTGAGCCAGCGGGCAAGGGTTCCCGGAGATTTGCGGCCAACTGGGGGTGTTGAACCGACCCTTAATCCGGCCAGGTGCAAAGCAGTCCGAACGGCAGCGGCGGCAGAATAGGTGGCTAAATATCCGCTGGGGGCGAGGACTTGGCTGACCCGTTGGAGAAATTCCACGGTCCAGAGTTGGGGACAATGGGGCGGGGAGAACGGGTCTAGAAAAATCACATCCGCTTGCCAATGATCGGTGATCAACTGTTGGAGGGTTTGACGGGCATCCCCAATCAATAGCCTGGCCTGGAGGTTATTCCCTTGATAGTCCAGATGAGTGACCAGGCCACCGATGATCTGTTGAATCTCGGTTGACCAATGACCCAAACCACCCTGAGCTATAGCCTGTTGGGGAACATCCCAGTTTAATTCCAAGCCCTGTAACTCCACCTGGCAATCAGGATTCACCCGCCAAATTTCCGTCAGAGCCGCCGCGCTGTTATAACCCAGGCCAAAGCAAATATCTAAAAGCCGCACGCGTCCAGTCTTTGCCCAGGCCCCAACCCGACAAGGCATCACAAACTTAGACTCCGCTTCTTGCTTGGCCCCATGGTGGCTATGAAAGGCCTCTTGAAAGGTACTGGAGAAAAAGGTCAGTGAACCATCAGCCGTGAGTTGGGGCGTTAGGATATCCATTGAGCAGTTATCGTCTGAGTCCGGTTATTATCATGATGCAAATATTCTGGTTAACCCCAAGCTGAGGATCTAAGTGTGGTTCAAACTGCGGACTGGCCTAGTTTAGGATTTCATCCATGCCCTTACGTTCCCGTACCGTAGTAGAGATTTGGTCACCGGGCCTGGTGGGGGTGGGGCTAATTTTAATTGGGCTAGGGATTGCCTTTCGCTGGGCTAATCTAGGACAAGTCTATTGGCATGATGAAGCTTATACCGCATTACGACTATCAGGCTTTACCGGGCAAGAGTTAAATCAACATCTATTTCGAGGGGAAGTTGTTAGCGTTGCTCAGGTGATGGATTACCAATGGCCAAACTCAGTCCGAAGCATTTGGGAGACGGTTCGGGCCTTAGCCATTGATGATGCTCAACATCCCCCAGTTTATTATTTACTCGCTTGGCTGTGGGTCAAGACATTTGGGGCCTCAATTCCAGCTATTCGGAGTCTTTCCGTGATCATCAGTTGCCTGAGCTTGCCGGCTATGTATGGGTGGTGTCAAGAACTCTTTAGGCCGACTCGATGGGCTGTCTCGAGCTATCCCCAACTTCAGGTTGACGCAAAGTTAGTTGGCGGGTTTGCGGTCTTAATTTTGGCTTTATCCCCCTTTCATATTCTCTATGCCCAAGAAGCGCGGGAGTATGCCCTCTGGATTTTATTGACTATTGTGATTAATGCTCTGTTCTGGCGAGGGTTGAGGGGCCGAGGCTGGGGAAATTGGCTGGCCTATGGGAGTTGCCTAACCTTAGGGCTTTATACCTTTCCTTTAACGGGATTTGTCAGTGTTGGGCATGGATTTTATCTATTACTGATGAATCGTCAAAAGCTCCAGGCCTGGGGTGTAAGCACTTTAATCAGTTTTGGCTTGTTTGCTCCTTGGCTTTATATTTTAGTCACGACCTGGAATGTGACAGGGGCAACTTGGACGGCCTTACCCATTTCCCAGGCCAATCTCTGGCAAGCGATGGGCTTAAATCTAGTGCGAGTCTTTGTTTGGACTGATGACAGTTTTGATTTATCTACGGGAATTATTGGCCTCCTATTTGTAGTCCTGTTAATCCTCCTGGTGGCGAGCATTTACACGCTCTGGCGGACAACTCCTCCGTGTATTTGGCTCTTTTTATTGATCCTCGCTGGAGCAACGTTTTTACCCTTGTTTTTACCGGATTTGTTCTGGGGGGGGCAGCGTTCGACCTCTGGACGGTATCTAATCCCGACAATTTTAGTGATTGAAATAACTGTTGCCTATTTTCTCGCTTGGCACGTGAGTCGCATTCAGCCATCTCAGCGTATCTTGGGTTGGACAATGACTGGTTTGGTAATTGGCCTGGGCCTGGTCTCAGGAGTAGCGATTACGGCCACCGAAACCAGTTGGATTAAACTGCTCAACTACTCTTTCCCGCAAATTTATCGCCAGGTTAATCAACATCCCCAACCCCTAGTGATTGGCTTATCGGGGAACATCAACACTGGCACCATGCTGGCTCTAGCCCACGGCATTACCCCCCAGGCCCAGTTTGTTTTAATTGATGCTTGGGATAGCAACCAACCCCCAGAATTGCCCATTATCCCCGATGGACAGGAGCCAATTTTTTTCCTCAATCCCACCCCGGAACTGCTCACTGGCTTGGAAGAAACACAAAATCTTGCCGGAACACTCATTTTCCAAGATAAGTTTCTGCAGCTTTGGCAACTCCACAGACACAACTAAACCTATGGCCAATGCACAAATTCAGGGAAAGTTGACGGGAATGAGTCTCGACTTTGGTTATGAGAATAGTTTTTTTGAATGGCTTAATTGGCATGAATATTCATGCCTGGGTTACGGATGGGGCCGTTATAGTCAACTGTGATTTGAGAAGCATCCAACGCTACGGTGACAACACTCTCAACCGTAGGGTTGTTACTGTTCGGCCGGCCACCCAAAAAACTAAACGTGACCGTACCATTCTCATTGACCACATACCTGGATAAATCCATATTAAACATCGATAGCTGAGGCCGATACCGACTAAGGCCACCATTGGCTTTAATACCAGCTTGTCTGGCTAAGTTCATGGCCCGATGGATTTGACGGTTTTCATCTCCACTATTATTAGTGGTCAGCAATGCCGATGGGGTATAGCGGTTGTTGAGGTCTGAGTCGCGGATGGGGCCGTTGTAATTGACGGTTACAACTTGAGCATCTTGACTGACAGTAACAACAGATTGGACGCTGGGTGGAGCAGTTGGATGGCCGCCAACAAATGAGAACGTAACGCTACCGTCTGAGTTGTTTACAAACGGTGATTGATTGGCCCATCCATACATAGTGGCCTCTGCCCGATATTTGGTTAAGCCTCCATTAGCCCGTTCAGCGGCCTGGCGAGCCAAGTTTTGGCCCCGTTGCAAAATAGAGCTACCAACTCCAACTTGATTAACATCAACGGTTGATGAGCCAGATTCTTGAGTCAGGGTAGATTGGGCATAGGCTGAACTGATGATTCCCAGGCCCCCAGACAGGCCAGTTAACAAAACCACAGGTAACCAGTGAGATTTAAGCATGGGAAATTGACTCCAAAGTGATAGTAATCCATACAATTTAGATTGTGTCAAGAATACTGATCCAGCCAAAACAGTTAGTGTAGCAACGCCAACAGTAAGTTTACTAATCACGCTTTTTGAATGCTGTGACATAACCATCATGATTCTCTACAACCTGATGAGAACCTGGGCCTAAATTGGCACTTAGACATAAGCATCTTGATATCTCTATTAAACGCTATGGATGGTTTAATACCAGTATCTTTTGAGGTCTAATCTCTCTGGATAAAATTCCTACATGATCTATCTTGTTTAAGGTCGGAAGTCAGCTTTTTCTTTAGGCAAATATTCAGTTAATTCCAGTTTTATGATTCTTACCTAATCCTTTGTTCCCCTAATGAATTAGTGGGAGATTAGAACCTGTGAACAGTTGAAATAGTTGCAGAGATTCACCAAATCCGTGAAGGGTATCAAAATCCTTCAATTATGACTTGGATGTAATAGTTGCAGATCTTGCGCGCAAAAAAGTAGCAAGGGGCAGGAAAGCTGTCACACTCTCGCCCCAGGCAAGTCTGATAAGACCTTGGAGCAGGCCAGTCAGAACTTTTGATCGTGAAGGGGTACAGGAGTTTAGCCACGCCTCACCGATAGCATTACATACTCGTTTTGGAGCTTAACCAATCTGGTTAACTGGGCTGGGACTGACGGCTAAGGCTTCTACGAGGGAACGCACCGCGGCAATCATGGCAATTGGGCTATTGAGTTGATGAATCGCACTGCCGACTCCAACCCCACTCGCCCCAGCGGCAATGGCCATGGGTAAGGTTACACTCGATAACCCAGAGGCACAGAGGACAGGAATATCCACGGCCTGGGAAATTTCAAAGGCAGCGGCTAGGGTTGGGGCGGCTTTTTCGATTAACCCTAAGGCACCGGGATGGGTGGGTTGACTGCTAGTTCCGCCCTCAGTTTGGATAATGTCAGCCCCGGCCTGAACCAAGGCAACGGCTAATTCCACCTGTTGATCCAAGGGTAAGGTGTGGGGCACGGTAACAGAAAGGGTAATGTCTGGGAGTAAGGCACGGGTTTGCCGAGTCAGTTCTAAGACTTCTTCACAGCTAAATGTCCGACCCGCTGCATAAAAACTGTCATAGTTCCCGATTTCTACCAGATCCGCACCCGCTTTGACCGCTTGAACTAGTAATTTAGGATCAACCGCCGAGACACAAATGGGCAAGTCAGTCAGGGTTTTAGCAAGTTTGACCAGGCCGGGATCTGCGGCAATATCGACAAAGGTCGCTCCTCCCTGATCTGCTGCCTGGACGACTGCTGCCACATTCTCATAGTTAAAGTTTTGTAAACCACTGATCACTTTCAGGGCGTTCCGGTGGGTCAAAGCTGAGCGTAAGCGAGGATGAATCATGATCAGGCCCTTTGAATTCAGAGAATTGCAGCAAGAAAAATAGTAGCGTAACTATTGATACATCGCCTAACTCAGTAGAAATTATTAACAGAATTTTTGAGTCCAAACCCCAGGCCTGGAGGCAAATTAACCGATGACACCGCCAATCGAGACCTTGTTTACCAAAATTATTAACCGCCAAATCCCGGCTGAGATCATTTATGAGGACGACCTGGCTATTGCCATTAAGGATATTAATCCCCAGGCCCCAATCCACCTCTTGATTGTCCCCAAAAAGCCACTTCCCAGCCTGTCCGATGCTGTTCCTGAGGATCATCGAGTTTTGGGACATTTGTTAATGATTGTTAAGCGAGTAGCCGAGCAGGTGGGCCTGGAGAATGGCTACCGAGTCGTGATCAACACCGGCAACGATGGGGGGCAAACCGTCAATCACCTGCATTTACACCTCTTGGGTGGTCGTCCCCTGCACTGGCCACCGGGCTGATCAAGGGAATCTCCAAACCGTCACAAGTCCTTTACGGAAATCCCCACTCTCAAACAAATCTAAACAAATTCTTAAAAGACCTTTACAAAACCTGAGGACTTGCTTAATATAAATACATAGTCCACCAAACACCTCTCAGGTTCTCATCTTCAGAGCTGTAAGGTTTTTTAGGACTTAACATTTTATTCATTCTCTTGAATAGGACTTATAACAATGACGACCGTATTACAACGTCGCCAGAGTGCAAATTTTTGGGAGCAGTTCTGCTCTTGGGTCACCAGCACCGACAACCGGATTTATATCGGCTGGTTCGGCGTCTTGATGATCCCCACACTCTTGGCTGCCACTGCCTGTTTCGTAATTGCCTTCATTGCTGCTCCTCCCGTTGACATTGACGGGATTCGTGAGCCTGTGGCTGGTTCTTTGATGTTTGGTAACAACATCATCACCGGTGCTGTTATTCCTTCTTCCAACGCTATCGGTTTGCACTTCTACCCAATTTGGGAAGCTGCTTCCTTAGATGAATGGCTTTACAACGGTGGTCCTTACCAGTTGGTGATTTTCCACTTCTTGATCGGTGTCTTCTGCTACATGGGTCGTGAATGGGAATTGTCCTACCGCTTAGGTATGCGTCCCTGGATTTGCGTCGCTTACTCTGCCCCTGTAGCCGCTGCGACCGCTGTCTTCTTGATTTACCCGATTGGTCAAGGTTCTTTCTCTGACGGTATGCCCCTCGGTATCTCTGGTACTTTCAACTTCATGATCGTGTTCCAAGCTGAGCACAACATCTTGATGCACCCCTTCCACCAACTCGGTGTGGCTGGTGTCTTTGGTGGTAGCTTGTTCTCTGCCATGCACGGTTCCTTGGTTACCTCTTCCTTAATTCGGGAAACCACTGAAACTGAATCTCAGAACTATGGTTACAAATTCGGTCAAGAAGAAGAAACTTACAACATCGTTGCTGCTCACGGTTACTTCGGTCGCTTGATTTTCCAATACGCCAGCTTCAACAACAGCCGTGCTTTGCACTTCTTCTTGGCTGCCTGGCCTGTGATTGGTATCTGGTTCACTGCTTTGGGTATCAGCACCATGGCTTTTAACCTCAATGGCTTCAACTTCAACCACTCTGTTGTCGATGCCAAAGGTAATGTCATCAACACTTGGGCTGATATCATCAACCGGGCAAACTTGGGTATGGAAGTCATGCACGAGCGGAATGCTCACAACTTCCCCCTAGACTTGGCTTCGGCTGAGTCTGCCCCCGTTGCCTTAGTTGCTCCTAGCATCAACGGTTAATCTCTGACTCTCTCTAAGTCAACCTAAAAAGTAAAGCCGCTTTCCATCATGGGGGGCGGCTTTTCCTTGCAATTCATCAAGCTTTTGACCCAAGATTTGCAGTTCTCAAGCCTGTGTTACCTATCGGGCGCAGTTTTGTTATCTGTTGCATCAGAATTGTTGTACTGCGATTGCTACTTTGTTGAACATTTACCACAAGCCATCATTAGTCATTTCTTAAGTCTCATCAACCCTCAGATAATCAAATAAATCTTCCCTTACTTCAGGAAAAAGCTCCGAAGTTAGTAGAGTAAAAAGAACCTTTCTTGCTAAGTTGTAATCCTTCAAGTTAATCTTTCGATAGTCTGTATCTGTATCATCTTCAACAATGTGAACATGAACACGATTTCTAAGCTGACGAAGGTATGGGAGGTTTTTAAAGAACTCATCATTTCCCAATCCAATCAGCTTTTGTGACTCAACCCTCTTGCACATTGCATCAAAAGTCATTGCTTCATATACGCTTGGCTCGATTTTCTCAAAGATTTCCATGTCAATTTTTCTCTTCTTCTCATCACTATCTTTAAACTCTTTTCCTGGTAATTTACGATAAGACTTCCATGAAATGGTTGCAGCTTTACCTCGTAATCGCAGCAGATAAAAAAACAGAGCTTCCATAATTGAACAGGCTACTATGATGAACGTCTTCGCATTTTGAGTCCAAAGCACGGAAGTAAGATTTAAGTCTTCACCACAACGATGAATAAATTCAAGATGTTGAAGTGAGTAAGCAACATTCTTTTGCAGTCCCCTGCATTTTTTCTCTTCATAGCTCGGTATTGGAACCATGAATTGTTTGAGATAATTTTCCAAATCCGCTACTGGCTTTGGAAACCACTTATCTCCTTTTCCCTTCAGTGTAAGCATTGCTTATTTGAACTACTACCTTGATGCTAAATCCCCTACTGACAACCTTTAGAAATCACCTTACAGAACCTCTAGGGAACTAATGCTGGATACTAACAGATAAATTTGCAGTAACTCCCTTCACCAAGGGCTAAATCGTACAACAAGGATATTAACGGCGTTGGGCTTTACTGACATATTTACGGGCAAAGCGGAGATTCAGGTTTTGTTCTGTGGCCCAGGCCTGGAAGATTTTCAAAAAGGCTTGGCGATCGGTGGCTTGAATCACGGCGGCTTGATCGGCGGTTTCAATGGCGTAGGGATACCCTTGTCCGGCAATAATTTCGGCTCGTACCCAATCCATAATTGTTTCGATTTGCCCAGACTCAACCAGCCAGCTAGGGAATTCTAGACGAACAGGTTGTCCACTATGGGCTTTGAGGTAACAAAAGGCAACTTTTTCCGCAACATCACCATAATCACTTAGGATACCGGGCCGGCCATCACTCCCTACCCGTTGAGCCTGAAAGACCGGAGTTCGCTGACCCCAGGCCAGGCCAGATAACAAATGACTATCAAACACGGTATCTGTGGCCGGTAAATCAGCCAGGTAGGTCAATAAACTACATAAATCGCGGGCTCGGGAGTGATCAATATAGGCAATCAGCGGCACTTGATAGGTTTCGCTAGCGGTAATTAAGTTAATCAAGGCCTGGACATAATCTTGGCGACTGGTTGGATCAAAGGTTTCAGCAAA is from Synechococcus sp. PCC 6312 and encodes:
- the rimO gene encoding 30S ribosomal protein S12 methylthiotransferase RimO yields the protein MPKPTIAISHLGCDKNRVDTEHMLGLLAQAGYGIDNDESQADYVIVNTCSFIQSAREESVRTLVELAEADKKIVITGCMAQHFQEQLLDEIPEAVAVVGTGDYQHIVEVIVKAEAGERVKQITPHPTYIADETIPRYRTTPEPIAYLRIAEGCDYRCAFCIIPHLRGDQRSRPIESIVAEAEQLANQGVQEISLVSQITTNYGQDLYGKPHLAELLRALGQVDIPWIRMHYAYPTGLTPNVLEAMRETPNILPYLDLPLQHSHPEILRAMNRPWQANVNDRVIEHLKAALPQATMRTTFIVGFPGETEAHFDHLCEFVQRHEFDHVGVFTFSAEEGTAAFDMPKQVLPEVMEQRRHELMVLQQPISYARNQAQLGTITDVLIEQENPDTGELIGRSTRFAADVDGVVYVKGSARLGTIVPVEITAADTYDLFGTVVTP
- a CDS encoding glucose-6-phosphate isomerase; this encodes MDTLALWQQYQDWLYYNPDLEIYLDISRTGVTTQDLTLLEPKFAQAFADMNALEAGAIANPDEGRMVGHYWLRDATLAPSPELTKEITDSIQQIQTFVGQIHSGQIAPPQGGKFTDVISIGIGGSALGPQFVSQALAPDQPPLKIHFIDNTDPAGIDRTLSYVENRFVSSLVLVISKSGGTPETRNGMVEVQEAFRKRGLVFADHAVAITMAGSLLSQQAESNGWLAIFPMFDWVGGRTSELSPVGLLPAALQGIPILELLAGAKIMDVATRVAEIKTNPAALLALSWYVIGQGRGEKDMVVLPYKDSLQLFSRYLQQLVMESLGKEKDLAGNTVNQGIAVYGNKGTTDQHAYVQQLRDGLNNFFVTFIEVLADRPGNSVDVEPGITSGDYLCGLLLGTRQALFEKGRPSLTITVPDASAKTVGALIALYERAVGLYGFLINVNAYHQPGVEAGKKAAAINLSLQKQLVKTLQQEARPLKLTELAMIAGAEAQAETIYLLLRHLAANQRGVKIQGSPTKPGELLYSWQG
- a CDS encoding extracellular solute-binding protein; its protein translation is MQRRSLLRGLAALGLGAGLAGCNRYDPTALTVTALRNTLPPQLINRFRQEFPAQALRLQIKTTPQDIFNQLEADTPTTQWLSLGDAWLKLAIETKTIEPLRTLPHWANLEPRWQQLVQRNERGEPDPQGKIWGLPYRWGTTVMAYRADLIQPTGWWPQDWEDLWKPELTQKLSLLNQPREVIGLVLKKLGQSYNTADINQVSGLKPALEELRQQTRFFASTDYLQSLIMGDTWIAQAWSTDILPILNRYSNIKAIVPKSGTALWADCWVKSTQTTDTTDGGWLEFWSQAEIANLFSQFSLAISPFLTDFQANGPAKTVLLPNQPTFQTSELILPLSPSSQAQYDQLWSEVMLSG
- a CDS encoding tRNA (5-methylaminomethyl-2-thiouridine)(34)-methyltransferase MnmD translates to MDILTPQLTADGSLTFFSSTFQEAFHSHHGAKQEAESKFVMPCRVGAWAKTGRVRLLDICFGLGYNSAAALTEIWRVNPDCQVELQGLELNWDVPQQAIAQGGLGHWSTEIQQIIGGLVTHLDYQGNNLQARLLIGDARQTLQQLITDHWQADVIFLDPFSPPHCPQLWTVEFLQRVSQVLAPSGYLATYSAAAAVRTALHLAGLRVGSTPPVGRKSPGTLARWLNADIPILTPAEQAHLQTKAAIPYRDPGLDATATDIIHTRQQEQRQSSLISTSQWRREWQI
- a CDS encoding glycosyltransferase family 39 protein → MPLRSRTVVEIWSPGLVGVGLILIGLGIAFRWANLGQVYWHDEAYTALRLSGFTGQELNQHLFRGEVVSVAQVMDYQWPNSVRSIWETVRALAIDDAQHPPVYYLLAWLWVKTFGASIPAIRSLSVIISCLSLPAMYGWCQELFRPTRWAVSSYPQLQVDAKLVGGFAVLILALSPFHILYAQEAREYALWILLTIVINALFWRGLRGRGWGNWLAYGSCLTLGLYTFPLTGFVSVGHGFYLLLMNRQKLQAWGVSTLISFGLFAPWLYILVTTWNVTGATWTALPISQANLWQAMGLNLVRVFVWTDDSFDLSTGIIGLLFVVLLILLVASIYTLWRTTPPCIWLFLLILAGATFLPLFLPDLFWGGQRSTSGRYLIPTILVIEITVAYFLAWHVSRIQPSQRILGWTMTGLVIGLGLVSGVAITATETSWIKLLNYSFPQIYRQVNQHPQPLVIGLSGNINTGTMLALAHGITPQAQFVLIDAWDSNQPPELPIIPDGQEPIFFLNPTPELLTGLEETQNLAGTLIFQDKFLQLWQLHRHN
- a CDS encoding DUF561 domain-containing protein, whose amino-acid sequence is MIHPRLRSALTHRNALKVISGLQNFNYENVAAVVQAADQGGATFVDIAADPGLVKLAKTLTDLPICVSAVDPKLLVQAVKAGADLVEIGNYDSFYAAGRTFSCEEVLELTRQTRALLPDITLSVTVPHTLPLDQQVELAVALVQAGADIIQTEGGTSSQPTHPGALGLIEKAAPTLAAAFEISQAVDIPVLCASGLSSVTLPMAIAAGASGVGVGSAIHQLNSPIAMIAAVRSLVEALAVSPSPVNQIG
- a CDS encoding histidine triad nucleotide-binding protein: MTPPIETLFTKIINRQIPAEIIYEDDLAIAIKDINPQAPIHLLIVPKKPLPSLSDAVPEDHRVLGHLLMIVKRVAEQVGLENGYRVVINTGNDGGQTVNHLHLHLLGGRPLHWPPG
- the psbA gene encoding photosystem II q(b) protein is translated as MTTVLQRRQSANFWEQFCSWVTSTDNRIYIGWFGVLMIPTLLAATACFVIAFIAAPPVDIDGIREPVAGSLMFGNNIITGAVIPSSNAIGLHFYPIWEAASLDEWLYNGGPYQLVIFHFLIGVFCYMGREWELSYRLGMRPWICVAYSAPVAAATAVFLIYPIGQGSFSDGMPLGISGTFNFMIVFQAEHNILMHPFHQLGVAGVFGGSLFSAMHGSLVTSSLIRETTETESQNYGYKFGQEEETYNIVAAHGYFGRLIFQYASFNNSRALHFFLAAWPVIGIWFTALGISTMAFNLNGFNFNHSVVDAKGNVINTWADIINRANLGMEVMHERNAHNFPLDLASAESAPVALVAPSING